A window of Fragaria vesca subsp. vesca linkage group LG7, FraVesHawaii_1.0, whole genome shotgun sequence contains these coding sequences:
- the LOC101309884 gene encoding protein FAR1-RELATED SEQUENCE 5-like: MVKLVSSRSRRLSRQKCLAQFTVKYDRKKEGYYASSFRTEHNHPLTRLVHRQFMRTNRLVKEHDIAQVNALRKVSVGTARPYEFLVHQAGGHEFVGFTIRDLYNRVQEENNKLLLDGDAQCSIMWMNMKAIRDPMFYCLFSADVKGRLANMFWRDGQSYTDYCSYGDVLIFDSTYKTNMYGKPLVVLWERTTTEKKPVSVITDSDEAMRKALGNVMPEARHRLCAWHVGKNVVSHLKDAGTRGHFFHLIFAGLSIEDWETSWEYFVTMNKLRG; this comes from the exons ATGGTGAAGCTAGTTAGTTCAAGGTCGCGGCGACTATCAAGGCAGAAATGCCTTGCACAATTCACCGTGAAATATGATAGAAAAAAGGAGGGATATTATGCGTCGTCGTTTAGGACGGAACATAATCATCCACTGACTCGACTTGTGCATAGACAGTTTATGAGAACAAATCGCTTGGTTAAGGAGCACGACATTGCTCAGGTAAATGCACTTAGGAAGGTTTCTGTGGGCACAGCTCGTCCTTACGAGTTCCTTGTTCATCAGGCAGGAGGCCATGAGTTTGTTGGATTTACCATAAGAGATTTGTACAACAGAGTTCAGGAGGAGAATAACAAGCTGTTGCTGGATGGTGATGCACAATGTTCGATTATGTGGATGAATATGAAAGCAATTCGAGACCCTATGTTCTACTGTTTGTTTAGTGCAGATGTGAAGGGTAGGCTGGCGAACATGTTTTGGCGTGACGGGCAGTCCTACACGGATTATTGTTCATACGGGGATGTTTTGATATTTGACAGTACTTACAAAACCAACATGTATGGGAAGCCTCTGGTAGTTTTGTGGGAACGAACAACCACAGAG AAGAAACCTGTTTCTGTTATAACTGACAGCGATGAAGCAATGAGAAAAGCATTGGGAAATGTAATGCCCGAGGCAAGACACCGGTTATGTGCATGGCATGTTGGGAAAAATGTAGTGTCGCACTTGAAGGACGCAGGCACACGTGGTCATTTCTTTCATCTAATATTTGCTGGTTTGAGCATAGAGGATTGGGAAACTTCTTGGGAGTACTTTGTTACAATGAATAAGTTAAGAGGATAA
- the LOC101311413 gene encoding uncharacterized protein LOC101311413, which yields MEGIDLSTTQTENSDGSDEAKTRDSFGNGSDDRMEVSESEDRSDDEQCTMFNGKPYKDIELDDLSNVVFKSVEEAEMFYLHYSVAKGFSIRKYKLAWNSENTVIIRREMVCAREGCAIRVRKVGCVRKMLTQVWRIG from the coding sequence ATGGAGGGAATTGATTTGAGTACCACCCAGACTGAAAACAGTGATGGTTCAGATGAGGCGAAGACCAGGGATAGTTTTGGGAATGGTAGTGATGATAGGATGGAAGTAAGCGAGAGTGAAGACAGGTCAGACGATGAGCAATGCACAATGTTCAATGGGAAGCCTTACAAGGACATAGAGCTTGATGACTTGTCTAATGTGGTGTTCAAGAGTGTGGAGGAAGCAGAGATGTTCTACCTACACTATTCAGTTGCAAAGGGTTTCAGCATAAGAAAATACAAATTGGCCTGGAACAGTGAGAATACAGTAATTATCAGAAGAGAAATGGTATGTGCAAGGGAAGGGTGCGCAATAAGGGTAAGAAAAGTAGGGTGTGTGAGGAAGATGTTGACGCAGGTTTGGAGGATAGGTTGA
- the LOC101309593 gene encoding GDSL esterase/lipase At5g03610-like: MSTTDFSACQNLTVKNPGARRTRVRSSFLRIRSPVPYKWRNRVKKSKLGDGMNFAYGGTGVFETLVSAPNMTTQIDFLQQLVEEKLYTKSDLDLSIALVSVAGNDYAAYFLKGNHSQDLPAVSTSIVNQLVVNIKRINDLGVKKILVTAIEPMGCLPAVTSIVSSYQNCSETMNAGSRFHNQILYKKVEELKKNQTTKASTIVILDLYNAFLSAIQQQKHLEQDAGNSTTRENPLMPCCVGVSSEYSCGSVDERSGANKYTVCSNPGRSFFWDQEHPSQNGWRAVYSAIKSSLLPLSININNM, translated from the exons ATGTCAACAACTGACTTCTCCGCGTGTCAGAATCTGACGGTGAAGAACCCGGGTGCGCGGCGCACCCGGGTGCGCT CTTCCTTTTTGCGTATAAGATCTCCAGTACCTTACAAATGGAGAAACCGTGTGAAGAAATCGAAACTCGGGGACGGGATGAACTTTGCATATGGAGGAACTGGTGTTTTCGAGACACTGGTCAGTGCACCAAACATGACTACCCAAATTGATTTTCTCCAACAACTAGTCGAAGAAAAATTGTATACCAAAAGTGACTTGGACTTGTCCATCGCTTTAGTATCAGTAGCTGGAAACGACTATGCTGCTTATTTTCTTAAAGGAAACCACAGTCAG GATTTGCCAGCGGTGTCGACATCGATTGTTAACCAGCTTGTGGTGAACATAAAACGTATAAATGATTTGGGAGTGAAAAAAATATTGGTTACAGCAATAGAGCCCATGGGATGTTTGCCAGCCGTAACTTCCATAGTTTCTTCGTATCAGAATTGCAGTGAAACTATGAACGCAGGTTCAAGATTCCACAACCAGATTTTGTACAAAAAGGTTGAAGAGTTAAAGAAGAATCAGACAACTAAGGCATCTACCATTGTAATCTTGGATCTCTATAACGCATTTTTATCTGCAATTCAACAACAAAAACACCTGGAACAAG ATGCAGGAAATTCGACAACACGAGAGAATCCACTGATGCCATGCTGTGTTGGGGTGAGCAGCGAATACTCGTGTGGGAGTGTGGACGAGAGAAGTGGAGCAAACAAGTACACAGTGTGCAGTAATCCCGGGAGGTCTTTCTTTTGGGACCAGGAGCACCCTTCGCAGAATGGCTGGCGTGCTGTTTATTCTGCAATCAAGTCTTCTCTACTTCCATTGTCCATTAATATCAATAATATGTAA